From Vicugna pacos chromosome 6, VicPac4, whole genome shotgun sequence, a single genomic window includes:
- the NFATC4 gene encoding nuclear factor of activated T-cells, cytoplasmic 4 isoform X2 encodes MGAASCEDEELEFKLVFGEEKEAPPLGAGGSGEELDSEDAPPCCRLALGEPPPYGAAPIGIPRPPPPRPGMHSPPPRPAPSPGTWESQPARSVRLAGPGGGAGGAGGGRVLECPSIRITSISPTPDTPATLEDNPDAWGDGSPRDYPPPEGFGGYREAGGQGGGPFFSPSPGSSSLSSWSFFSDASDEAALYAACDEVESELNEAASRFGLGSPLPSPRASPRPWTPEDPWSLYGPSPGGRGPEDSWLLLSAPGPTPASPRPASPCGKRRYSSSGTPSSASPALSRRGSLGEEGPEPPPPPPLPLARDPGSPGPFDYVGAPPAESIPQKTRRTSSEQAVALPRSEEPAPCNGKLPSGVEEAGPPAGGPRKEVAGMDYLAVPSPLAWSKARIGGHSPIFRTSALPPLDWPLPSQYEQLELRIEVQPRAHHRAHYETEGSRGAVKAAPGGHPVVKLLGYSEKPLTLQMFIGTADERNLRPHAFYQVHRITGKMVATASYEAVVSGTKVLEMTLLPENNMAANIDCAGILKLRNSDIELRKGETDIGRKNTRVRLVFRVHVPQGSGKVVSVQTASVPIECSQRSAQELPQVEAYSPSACSVRGGEELVLTGSNFLPDSKVVFIERGPDGKLQWEEEATVNRLQSNEVTLTLTIPEYSNKRVSRPVQVYFYVSNGRRKRSPTQSFKFLPVIFKEEPLPDASLRGFPSASGPPFGSDMDFSPPRPPYPSYSHEDPAYETPYLSEGFSYGTPPLYPQTGPPPSYRPGLRMFPETGGTTVSEIIGRDLSGFPAPPGEEPPA; translated from the exons ATGGGGGCAGCGAGCTGCGAGGATGAGGAGCTGGAATTTAAGCTGGTGTTCGGGGAGGAAAAGGAGGCCCCCCCGCTGGGTGCGGGGGGGTCCGGGGAAG AACTGGACTCAGAGGACGCCCCACCATGCTGccgtctggccctgggggagcccCCTCCCTATGGCGCTGCCCCCATCGGCATTCCCCGGCCACCACCCCCTCGGCCTGGCATGCACTCCCCACCACCTCGTCCAGCCCCCTCACCTGGCACTTGGGAGAGCCAGCCAGCCCGGTCAGTGAGGCTGGCAGGGCCGGGAGGGGGAgctgggggtgctgggggaggCCGTGTTCTTGAGTGCCCCAGCATCCGCATCACCTCTATCTCTCCCACTCCCGACACGCCAGCCACACTGGAGGACAACCCTGATGCCTGGGGGGACGGCTCCCCCAGGGATTACCCCCCACCAGAAGGCTTTGGAGGCTATCGAGAGGCAGGGGGCCAGGGCGGGGGCCCCTTCTTCAGCCCGAGCCCTGGCAGCAGCAGTCTGTCCTCCTGGAGCTTCTTCTCAGATGCCTCCGATGAGGCAGCCTTGTATGCAGCCTGCGATGAGGTGGAGTCTGAGCTAAATGAGGCGGCCTCCCGCTTTGGCCTGGGCTCTCCGCTGCCCTCGCCCCGGGCCTCCCCTAGGCCGTGGACCCCTGAAGACCCCTGGAGCCTGTATGGTCCAAGCCCTGGAGGCCGGGGGCCAGAGGATAGCTGGCTACTCCTCAGTGCACCTGGGCCTACCCCAGCCTCCCCAAGACCTGCCTCTCCATGTGGCAAGCGGCGCTATTCCAGCTCTGGAACCCCATCTTCGGCCTCCCCAGCTCTGTCCCGCAGAGGCAGCCTAGGAGAGGAGGGGCCTGAGCCACCTCCACCACCCCCATTACCTCTGGCCCGGGACCCTGGCTCTCCTGGCCCCTTTGACTACGTGGGGGCCCCACCGGCTGAGAGTATCCCCCAGAAGACCCGGAGGACTTCCAGCGAGCAGGCGGTGGCCTTGCCTCGATCTGAGGAGCCTGCCCCATGCAATGGGAAGCTGCCTTCGGGAGTAGAGGAGGCCGGGCCCCCTGCTGGGGGTCCTCGGAAGGAGGTGGCCGGCATGGACTACCTGGCAGTACCCTCCCCACTGGCTTGGTCCAAGGCCCGGATTGGGGGACACAGCCCTATCTTCAG GACCTCTGCCCTCCCACCGTTGGACTGGCCTCTACCCAGCCAGTATGAGCAGCTGGAGCTGAGAATTGAGGTGCAGCCTAGAGCCCACCACCGGGCCCACTACGAGACAGAGGGCAGCCGGGGAGCTGTCAAAGCTGCCCCTGGTGGTCACCCTGTCGTCAAG CTCCTAGGCTACAGTGAGAAGCCACTGACCCTACAGATGTTCATCGGCACTGCAGATGAGAGGAACCTGCGGCCTCACGCCTTCTATCAGGTGCACCGTATCACGGGCAAGATGGTGGCCACAGCCAGCTATGAAGCTGTAGTCAGTGGTACCAAGGTGTTGGAGATGACCCTGCTTCCTGAGAACAACATGGCAGCCAA CATTGACTGTGCTGGGATCCTGAAGCTTCGGAATTCAGACATTGAGCTGAGGAAGGGTGAGACGGACATTGGGCGCAAGAACACACGTGTGCGGCTGGTATTCCGGGTACACGTGCCCCAGGGCAGCGGAAAGGTCGTCTCGGTGCAGACAGCATCGGTTCCCATTGAGTGCT CCCAGCGCTCGGCCCAGGAGCTGCCCCAAGTGGAGGCCTATAGCCCCAGCGCCTGCTCcgtgagaggaggggaggaactAGTGCTGACTGGCTCCAACTTCCTGCCAGACTCCAAGGTGGTGTTCATCGAGAGGGGCCCTG ATGGAAAGctgcagtgggaggaggaggccaCAGTGAACAGACTGCAGAGCAATGAG gTAACGCTGACCCTGACCATCCCCGAGTACAGCAACAAGAGGGTGTCCCGGCCAGTCCAGGTCTACTTTTATGTCTCCAATGGGCGGAGGAAGCGCAGTCCTACCCAGAGTTTTAAATTCCTGCCTG TGATCTTCAAGGAGGAGCCTCTACCGGATGCATCTCTCCGGGGCTTCCCTTCAGCATCGGGCCCCCCCTTTGGCTCTGACATGGACTTCTCACCACCCAGGCCCCCCTACCCCTCCTATTCCCATGAAGACCCTGCTTACGAAACTCCTTACCTGTCAGAAGGCTTCAGCTATGGGACGCCCCCTCTGTACCCCCAGACGGGGCCCCCACCATCCTACAGACCCGGCCTGCGGATGTTCCCTGAGACTGGGGGTACCACAG TGAGTGAGATCATTGGCCGAGACCTGAGTGGCTTCCCTGCGCCTCCTGGAGAAGAGCCTCCTGCCTGA
- the NFATC4 gene encoding nuclear factor of activated T-cells, cytoplasmic 4 isoform X1 has translation MGAASCEDEELEFKLVFGEEKEAPPLGAGGSGEELDSEDAPPCCRLALGEPPPYGAAPIGIPRPPPPRPGMHSPPPRPAPSPGTWESQPARSVRLAGPGGGAGGAGGGRVLECPSIRITSISPTPDTPATLEDNPDAWGDGSPRDYPPPEGFGGYREAGGQGGGPFFSPSPGSSSLSSWSFFSDASDEAALYAACDEVESELNEAASRFGLGSPLPSPRASPRPWTPEDPWSLYGPSPGGRGPEDSWLLLSAPGPTPASPRPASPCGKRRYSSSGTPSSASPALSRRGSLGEEGPEPPPPPPLPLARDPGSPGPFDYVGAPPAESIPQKTRRTSSEQAVALPRSEEPAPCNGKLPSGVEEAGPPAGGPRKEVAGMDYLAVPSPLAWSKARIGGHSPIFRTSALPPLDWPLPSQYEQLELRIEVQPRAHHRAHYETEGSRGAVKAAPGGHPVVKLLGYSEKPLTLQMFIGTADERNLRPHAFYQVHRITGKMVATASYEAVVSGTKVLEMTLLPENNMAANIDCAGILKLRNSDIELRKGETDIGRKNTRVRLVFRVHVPQGSGKVVSVQTASVPIECSQRSAQELPQVEAYSPSACSVRGGEELVLTGSNFLPDSKVVFIERGPDGKLQWEEEATVNRLQSNEVTLTLTIPEYSNKRVSRPVQVYFYVSNGRRKRSPTQSFKFLPVIFKEEPLPDASLRGFPSASGPPFGSDMDFSPPRPPYPSYSHEDPAYETPYLSEGFSYGTPPLYPQTGPPPSYRPGLRMFPETGGTTGCARPPPVSFLPRPFPSGPYGGRGSPFPLGLPFPPPAPFRPPLPSSPPLEGPFPPQSAVHPPPAEGYNEVGPSYGPGEGAPEQEKSRGGYGSGFRDSVPIQGITLEEVSEIIGRDLSGFPAPPGEEPPA, from the exons ATGGGGGCAGCGAGCTGCGAGGATGAGGAGCTGGAATTTAAGCTGGTGTTCGGGGAGGAAAAGGAGGCCCCCCCGCTGGGTGCGGGGGGGTCCGGGGAAG AACTGGACTCAGAGGACGCCCCACCATGCTGccgtctggccctgggggagcccCCTCCCTATGGCGCTGCCCCCATCGGCATTCCCCGGCCACCACCCCCTCGGCCTGGCATGCACTCCCCACCACCTCGTCCAGCCCCCTCACCTGGCACTTGGGAGAGCCAGCCAGCCCGGTCAGTGAGGCTGGCAGGGCCGGGAGGGGGAgctgggggtgctgggggaggCCGTGTTCTTGAGTGCCCCAGCATCCGCATCACCTCTATCTCTCCCACTCCCGACACGCCAGCCACACTGGAGGACAACCCTGATGCCTGGGGGGACGGCTCCCCCAGGGATTACCCCCCACCAGAAGGCTTTGGAGGCTATCGAGAGGCAGGGGGCCAGGGCGGGGGCCCCTTCTTCAGCCCGAGCCCTGGCAGCAGCAGTCTGTCCTCCTGGAGCTTCTTCTCAGATGCCTCCGATGAGGCAGCCTTGTATGCAGCCTGCGATGAGGTGGAGTCTGAGCTAAATGAGGCGGCCTCCCGCTTTGGCCTGGGCTCTCCGCTGCCCTCGCCCCGGGCCTCCCCTAGGCCGTGGACCCCTGAAGACCCCTGGAGCCTGTATGGTCCAAGCCCTGGAGGCCGGGGGCCAGAGGATAGCTGGCTACTCCTCAGTGCACCTGGGCCTACCCCAGCCTCCCCAAGACCTGCCTCTCCATGTGGCAAGCGGCGCTATTCCAGCTCTGGAACCCCATCTTCGGCCTCCCCAGCTCTGTCCCGCAGAGGCAGCCTAGGAGAGGAGGGGCCTGAGCCACCTCCACCACCCCCATTACCTCTGGCCCGGGACCCTGGCTCTCCTGGCCCCTTTGACTACGTGGGGGCCCCACCGGCTGAGAGTATCCCCCAGAAGACCCGGAGGACTTCCAGCGAGCAGGCGGTGGCCTTGCCTCGATCTGAGGAGCCTGCCCCATGCAATGGGAAGCTGCCTTCGGGAGTAGAGGAGGCCGGGCCCCCTGCTGGGGGTCCTCGGAAGGAGGTGGCCGGCATGGACTACCTGGCAGTACCCTCCCCACTGGCTTGGTCCAAGGCCCGGATTGGGGGACACAGCCCTATCTTCAG GACCTCTGCCCTCCCACCGTTGGACTGGCCTCTACCCAGCCAGTATGAGCAGCTGGAGCTGAGAATTGAGGTGCAGCCTAGAGCCCACCACCGGGCCCACTACGAGACAGAGGGCAGCCGGGGAGCTGTCAAAGCTGCCCCTGGTGGTCACCCTGTCGTCAAG CTCCTAGGCTACAGTGAGAAGCCACTGACCCTACAGATGTTCATCGGCACTGCAGATGAGAGGAACCTGCGGCCTCACGCCTTCTATCAGGTGCACCGTATCACGGGCAAGATGGTGGCCACAGCCAGCTATGAAGCTGTAGTCAGTGGTACCAAGGTGTTGGAGATGACCCTGCTTCCTGAGAACAACATGGCAGCCAA CATTGACTGTGCTGGGATCCTGAAGCTTCGGAATTCAGACATTGAGCTGAGGAAGGGTGAGACGGACATTGGGCGCAAGAACACACGTGTGCGGCTGGTATTCCGGGTACACGTGCCCCAGGGCAGCGGAAAGGTCGTCTCGGTGCAGACAGCATCGGTTCCCATTGAGTGCT CCCAGCGCTCGGCCCAGGAGCTGCCCCAAGTGGAGGCCTATAGCCCCAGCGCCTGCTCcgtgagaggaggggaggaactAGTGCTGACTGGCTCCAACTTCCTGCCAGACTCCAAGGTGGTGTTCATCGAGAGGGGCCCTG ATGGAAAGctgcagtgggaggaggaggccaCAGTGAACAGACTGCAGAGCAATGAG gTAACGCTGACCCTGACCATCCCCGAGTACAGCAACAAGAGGGTGTCCCGGCCAGTCCAGGTCTACTTTTATGTCTCCAATGGGCGGAGGAAGCGCAGTCCTACCCAGAGTTTTAAATTCCTGCCTG TGATCTTCAAGGAGGAGCCTCTACCGGATGCATCTCTCCGGGGCTTCCCTTCAGCATCGGGCCCCCCCTTTGGCTCTGACATGGACTTCTCACCACCCAGGCCCCCCTACCCCTCCTATTCCCATGAAGACCCTGCTTACGAAACTCCTTACCTGTCAGAAGGCTTCAGCTATGGGACGCCCCCTCTGTACCCCCAGACGGGGCCCCCACCATCCTACAGACCCGGCCTGCGGATGTTCCCTGAGACTGGGGGTACCACAGGTTGTGCCCGCCCACCTCCAGTCTCCTTCCTTCCCCGGCCCTTCCCTAGTGGCCCCTATGGAGGACGGggctcccctttccccctggggctgcccttccctcccccagcccccttccGGCCTCCACTGCCTTCATCCCCACCACTTGAaggccccttccctccccagagtGCTGTTCATCCCCCACCTGCTGAGGGATACAATGAGGTAGGGCCAAGCTatggccctggggagggggctccgGAGCAGGAGAAATCCAGGGGTGGCTACGGCAGCGGCTTCCGAGACAGTGTCCCTATCCAGGGTATCACGCTGGAGGAAG TGAGTGAGATCATTGGCCGAGACCTGAGTGGCTTCCCTGCGCCTCCTGGAGAAGAGCCTCCTGCCTGA